TTCGGCCACGACGAAAGAAATGTTGATTTCCGACGAGCCTTGCGCAATGGCGATGACATTGGCCGGCGCCGCGGCCACGGCGGAAAAAATCCGCGCGGCAATTCCCGGACGCCCCCGCATCCCGGCTCCGACTGCGGAAACAATCGCCACCGGCGTGAGCACTTCCACCCGCTCAACACAGCCGTGGTGAAACTCCAGGCTGAGCGCCTTGACCAGCGCCGACCGGGTACGTTCCGCGTCCCGGCCTTCCACCATGAAGCAGAGATTGTTTTCGGATGACGACTGGGAAATCAGCAACACGTTGACCCCGGCAGCCGCGACCGCCGCAAAGGTCCGGGCAGCAATTCCCGGCACGCCGAGCATGCCCCGTCCGGCAACAGTCAGCAGCGCCAGCCCGGTGATGGAGGTCACGGATTTGACATCCGCATGCCAGTCGCCGGTGGTGGCGGAAACTTTCGTTCCCGTGCCTTCCGGGCGGAAGCTGTTTTTGATGTAGAGCGGAATCCCCTTCGGGATGAGGGGAAGTAACGTCTTGGGATGCAGAACTTTGGCCCCGTAGTAGGCCAGTTCCCCGGCCTCGGCATAGCTGATGTGGGACAACACCTGGGCATCGGCGACCAGGCGTGGATCGGCCGTCATGAAGCCGTCGGCGTCCGTCCAGATGACTACGGCTTCGGCTTCGAGTGCCGCGCCGAGAATACCGGCTGAGTAATCCGAGCCGCCGCGCCCCAGCGTCGTTGGGACGCCATCGGGTGTAGCACCAATGAAGCCTGTTACCACTGGAATCTGCCCGGCGTCCAGCAGCGGCAGGAGCCGTTCGCGGGTCGCCAGCGCCGTCGCCGCCAGGTCGGGCACCGCTGCACCAAAGGTATCATCGGTGATGATCAGCCGGTCGGCGTCGCACGCAACGGACGCCAGACCACGGCTGTTCAGCGCGGCGGCGACGAGCCGTGCCGAAAGCCGTTCACCGAGACCGGCAATGAAATCCTGCGCCCGTGGCGGCAGTTCCCCCACGAGCGCAATCCCTTCCCCGATGCGCGCAAAGCGGTCAAAGAAGGCTTCGAGTTCAGCGGCCACGGCATAGCGGGCAGCACCGTCGGACACCAACTGTTCGAGCGCTTCCAGGTGCCGCGCCCGCAAGGTCGCGCCGGCGGCAGTAATGGCCGCCACTTCTCCCTGCGCGGCCTGCTGGGTGGCTTCGAGCAGCAGGTTCGTGATGCCGCTCATGGCCGACACCACCACCACCAGCCGCGTCTTCCGTTTCCGTTCAGCTTCCACAATGGCAACGAGCTGCTGAATGCGCTCGGCGTTGCCTACCGACGTGCCCCCGAACTTATGAATCTGCACTAGCGAATCTCAACCGTGAGTGAGTATTTGATGGGAGTGGTGAGCTTCACGGGCTTGATCGGCCAAACATACAGAAAGTAATCCCCCGTCACTGGAAGTGTCACTTCTCCAGTGCGGGTCGGTGGCGCGACACCGGTGAGCGGTTCGCCGCTCGGCTCTTCCTTTCCGTCTATCTCATCATAGACCGAAACGCCCAATTGGGGATTTGTCCGACTCACGGCAAAGGTCAGGGTTTGCCCGGCGTTAGCCCGAAGAACATATTTGCGCCACGTTGTCCGGGGCGGCAGCACCCCCATCACCGTGGAGGATGAAGCGCCGGGCGTGAAGCGGATGCGCGTCGCCCGCCTGGTTTGCCCCAAAACAGGCGACACCGCCGTTGCCAGTGACGCCACCACACCTGCTATCAACTGTCGTCTGGAAAACCTGCACAGCATACTTCTAAATCTCATTTCTCCTGAAGGGTTGCGGTAGCTGCCGAGCACAACCTGCCGTCTTCGCGTTCGGCGCATCCTTGAACGGCACACGCGGATGCAGCCCCAGCTTGTTCAGAAGCTGCGCGTCTTCGTCATAGTCGTTTGTCGGCGACACCCTGGTGAGCATCATTCTGGCATCGCTGGAAAAAATCGAGTTCGCCCCGGCCAGAAAGCACAGCGCCTGGGCTTCTTCGGAAAGTTGTGTGCGGCCGGCCGAGAGGCGAATGACCGAACGCGGCATGGCAATGCGCGCCGTGGCAATCACCCGCAGCGTTTCCCACACGGAAACCTCAGCCTCGTTTTCCATTGGCGTCCCCGGCACGCGCGTCAGCAGGTTGACCGGCACGGATTCCGGGTGCGGGTTCATTGTCGCCAGCGTGTGCAGCAACCCGATGCGGTCGTCAGTGCTTTCGCCCAGACCAAGGATGCCCCCGGTGCAGAGGGTCACGCCGGTTTTGCGTACGTTGGCAAGCGTCTCCAGGCGGTCGTCGTACGTGCGGGTCGTGACTACCCGCCCGTAATACTCACGCGACGTATCGAGGTTGTGGTTGTAGGCGTACAGCCCGGCTTCTTCGAGCCGCCGGGCCTGGGCCTCGGTCAGCATGCCCAGGGTGCAGCAAACTTCGATGCCCAGCGCATTGACGCTGCGCACGATGTCCAGCACGGCCTCGAACTGGGCATCGTCGCGGACGTTGCGCCACGCCGCGCCGAGACAGACCCGACTGACACCATGGGCTTTGGCCCGTTCGGCAATGGCCACCACGCTTGCCTTGTCGAGCAACGGCTGTGCTGCCACGCCCGTTTCATAGTGCGCGGACTGCGAACAGTAGCCACAGTCTTCCGGGCAGCCGCCGGTCTTGATGGAAACCAGGCGGCAGACCTGGACTTCCTGCGGATCATGGCAGGTGCGGTGTACCGTGGCTGCCCGGTGGATGAGTTCCAGCAGGGGCAGGTCGTGAAGGGCGCGCAGTTCGTCGCGCGTCCAGTCGAAGCGAGCCAGAGGTTGTGACATGTGAAGTCGGTCGCGATGCCTTTTCAGAAATCACCCCGGCGAACACCGCCCGGAGGCCCTTCAGAACACGACGACAGTCGGGTAGAGCGGGACGGTCCACACCGGGCTGACGTAGTACGGACTGAGGTACGGCGTATAGTACACATACGGGTTCGTGATGACAAAATCGTAGTCATACACAGTTTCCGTCGTGGTGGTGGTCGTGGTGGCGGGAGACGCCGAAGCCGCTTCCAGCGCCCGCTGTTCGGCTTCGATTTCCTGCCCGCGCCGTACCAACTCCAGCATGATCTGCCCGCCGCGCGTCAGCAGGTCCTGCATTACGTCATCGGAAGTGACTTCGAGCGTGCGGCTGGGGTCATTGGGATCGGTCGTCGTGTAGCCCAGTTCACAGGGATGCAGATTCGAGTTCACGATGGCCAGGATTTCATCCCACAGTTCGCCTGACAGAATCCCCAGTTCCCACTTTCCATCGGCATAGTCGTCAAAGCGCCCTTCCATCACGAAGGACATAAAGACGATTTCGACCGGATCGAGCTTTTTGTAGATGGCCACAGCCACGCGCAGGTCTTCCCAGCGTTCCTGCTGGAGGTAGAGCCGCCAGCCGGCGTCGTCGAAGTCGTAGTAGCGTTCAAAGGCAAACTCGCCGGTCGCCAGGTCCACCGCGCAGTAGATGTCATAGACCGTGAGGTATTCCTCATACCGCTGGCGAAAGGTACGCACCCGCGCCTTGCCGGCTTCGGTCGGGACGTAGTCAGCGCCCTGGATTTCGATGAGGTGCTCGTTGAACAGCGTCTGGAGTACGTCCCGCAGCACCATTTCGTCCGGGTCGGTCGGGGCCACGGCAAAGCGCCGGCCTTTGCGTACCATCTTGTCGAGCACGAAGATGCTGGCAAAGCTGCGGCGCTGGGCTTCGGTCAGGGTGTAGGTGTGTTTCGTCATAGGCATCCGTCCTTGCTGCAGGGGTCAGTCCGGTAGTGGTGCACAGCCCACGCCGGCCGCGGCCGCCCCGGCGGATGGATGACATCCACCGGAGTTACACCAGCCAGACAGGGCTGATGACAAATCAACATAAGACGCAGGACGCGAGACAACCGTCCATCAGTTCCGCCGACCGCGGGTGTTGAAGTTCCGACTGGGCGGTGGGGATGCCGGGCGTGCTGCGGAGGGCGGCGGTGCCGCCGGACGAACACTGCCCGGCGGCGTCATCGGACGTGCCGCCGGTGCGGAAGGAGGCGGTGTGGCGCGCTGCGAGGCCGGCCCCTGCCCAAAACCGCCAGAGGCCACCGGACGGTTGCCATCCCGCTGCTGAAACTGCCGCTGGGTCTGGCCTGGCTGGGTGAGCGGCTGGCGGAAGCTGGGGGCCACCTTGGCGGCATTGGGCGACGGCGTGGCTGCCGGAATGGCCGGCTGGGTCCGCCGTTGCACGGGGATATTCCGGGTGTAGTTGGTGACGGTCGTCCGATAGGTGGCCACCGGCACCGGCGCATACGGACGATAATAGGGCGGGAACGCGCCGAAGCCGTAGGGCGAAACGTAAAGGGCCGGCCGGGGTGCCAGCGCCCACGCCAGAAACAGCGCTGTGGCGATGGGAAGCGCCGCCGAGTAATAGACATTCGGGCCATAGACGGCCGGATGCCCCTGTACCTGTACCGTCGCCTCCGGCTGCCCCGGCGTCTGCTCGATGACGAGATTGGCGACTTCCTGCTCCTGACCGCCCTTGAGCAGGGCGACAAAGGAAAAGTTCTTCGTGTTGCCGCCGCCGTACTCCTGGACGCGGATGTAATCCACCTGACCGTCTTCATCGAGGTCGAGGTTGTTGATGGAGCCGGGCTGATTGAGCAGCCGTTCAAGGCTTTCGGCGTCTTTGGCCTGCTTGGTCAAACCAATCAGCGCCTGCAAGTCAAGCCCCTGCCCGGGCACATTGCTGGTTGCCGTCACTGTCGAGGGTTTGGCCGGCGGGGCCACAACCGGCTGCGGAGCCGGGCGGGAAGACGAACAGGCAAAGCAGCCACCGGTCAGCAGAACGGCAAGTCCCAAAGCCAGGCTGCGGGTCCAGAACCCAACGTGTGAAGCCATCCCAAACTCCTTTCCGTGGTGAGGTCCGTGGTGAGGTTCACCGTTTTGCGGCAAACAGGATCAAACGTTGCGCGCCCGTTGCGCACCGGACGGGCGGCACGTTGCCAGCCCGTTCAACGTCCGGCCGGCTGGTCTGGTTCCCCAACCCATCCGGGTTCATCGGTCACCTCCGGGTTTATCGGGGCAGGCGGCGTAGGATACAGGCGCCAAACGGCCCACTCCCAGTGCGGCATCAAAAAATGAGCGGGGGAGGCACGGATGCACTCCCCCGCCACAGTTCAGCCGATGCCGGCGTGCTGCCGTACGGGCGTCTCAGAAACGGAAGCGACCACTGAGGGTAAGCGTCCGGCGGCCCCAGCCGTTGAGGTTACGTCCAAAGTCGGGGCTGTTCATGTTGTTGACCGGGATACCGTAGAAATCCTGGTTGAAGACGTTGAAGTAGTCGGCGCGCAGCTCGAACGTGTACCGCTCCAGCAGTTTGATCCGCTTGAGCAGGCTCAGGTTGGTGTTGTTGAACGGTTCGGCCCGCAGTGCGTTACGTGGCGCCGTGCCGTTCCCGACCGTGTTGATGAGCGGGAAGCCAGTCGGGCCAACGACCGGCAGGAAGAACTGCCCGGTCGTGCGGGGATTGCTGAACGTCCGCAGGTTGCGGGTGACGGGGTCAAGCGTGAACGTCCCGTTCGGGTTGAAGTTCGGGCGGTCGCCGCCAGCACCATTCCCGTTGGTATCCACGCCGGTCACGATGGTGAAGGGTTGGCCGGACTGGCGCTCGACCACCCCGGAGAGCTGCCACCCCCCGAAGAAGTATTCCGTCCACTTCGGCGCGCTCCTGAGTCACGGAATCTCATACACGAAGTTGAAGACGACCCGGTGCGGCCGGTCAAAGGCCGATACCGAACGCTCGCCCCGGCGGATGTTCGTGAAATCCTGGGGCACCTGTGGGCTTGGGCCGGCAATCGCCGCTACGCCCAGCGATTCATCGTTGTCACTGATGAGCTTGCTGAAGGTGTAGGCCAGACCAAACTGAAGCCCGTAGCTGAACCGCTTGCGCAGATCAATGTACCCGGCGTTGTAGTTGGCCCGGGCCGTGGTGGCAATGAGCACCCGCGAGCCCCAGTTCGGATTGAGACGCCGCGCCTGCACGCCCGGTACGGACCGGCCGGCCTGGGCATCCGCAATCTGCGCCGGCGTCAGCACGGCAAAGTTGGCCTGAAGCTGATTGATGCCGTTGAAGGACCGGCTGCCGGTGTAGCCGACTTCCAGAACGAAGTCACGGAAGAACTGCCGCTGGAAGTTGAAGCTGTAGTATTCCGTACGTGGGTTCTGGGCGTCTTCAGGTGTGTTGACATAGGTCGCCAGCGGGTTGAACACCGGCTGCCCCGTGACCGGAAGCAGGCGGGGATACTGGTCCAGAATGTTGTTCTGCTGCCCGACGACCACGCGCGGGAAGTTACTCGCGTTGACCGTCAGGATGTTGTAAAACAGCACGTCATACGACATCCCATATCCGCCGCGAAACACCGTCCGGTCGTTGCCCAGCATCGTGGCGATGAAGCCGTCCCCTTCGACCCGTGGATTCCAGGCAAAACCGATCCGGGGCGCCACGTTGTTGTTGTCGCGCCGGGTTGGGCCCGGCACGCCGACGGACAGGCTCTGCTGGTCGCGCGCTCCGAAAAAGCCAAACGGCACATCGTTGGTCTCGTAACGGATGCCCAGATTGAGCGTCAGGCTGGGCGTCACGCGCCAGTCATCCTGGAAGAAGTAGAACTGTGACACCTGGCGCGCATCGAAGCTGGCCGTCTGAAGCGCCTGCTGGAACTGAAACACGTTGTTGTTCAGAAAGTCGGCCAGGTTGTTGAAGGTAAACGTGCCTTTCGAGTCAAAGGCCGCCGTGTTGTCAAGCTGGATGTAGCGGATGTCGAAACCCGCTTTCAGCGTGTGGTTGCCCAGTTGCTTAGTCAGCAGGTTCTGAAACTGAAAGCTGTTCTGGATGCGCCCCTGGGGAAAGTTCGACGCGCCACCAATGGTGAACGCCCCGCCGATGGTCGTCGTCGGGGTCTGGGGGTCATTTTCCGGGAAACCCAGATTGCGCCGGATGTAGCTGAAGCGAAACTCGTTGAGCAGCGTCGGGGAAAACGTGTGCGTGTCACTGACCGCCAGGTTCTGGTCGCGGATGTTCTGCGCCCCGGCGAAACGCGGACCGAACTGCAGGTTGCTCACCACGTTCGGCTGCTTGCTGTCGGTGAAGATGTAGCGGCCGGTCAGCCGATTGGACGCGCTGAACTGGTGATCGCCGCGCACGACGAAGTTGTATTCATCGGCCGGCTGCGTGATGGGTAACTGGACGATCCCGGTCTGAATCGGCACGCCGTTGATGTTGATGGTCGAGAGGTTGGTGAAGCGCGGGTTGAGCGCGTACACATCCTGCAGGAAGCGGATGGAGTCCAGCATTGCCTGCCGGCTGGCCGCCGTCTGCGCCGGATTGGCGCCGCTCGCCGGGCGCAGCGGCACGGTGCTGAGGGCGGCAAAGCCTGTCTGGGTGGGAATGCGGGTCTGCGGGCCAAGCAACTGCCCGGTACGGGTCAGGTTGGCCTGGAAAAAGCCATAGAAGAACGTCTTGTCGCGGATGACCCGCCCCCCAAAGTCGCCTCCGACCTGGTTGGTGTTGAAACGCGGCTGACTCCTCAGACCACGCTGTTTTTCCAGATTGTTCAGTGTGTTGAGGCCGCTGCCGAGGTAATAAATGAACGCCTGCCCGTGAAACTCATTCGTTCCCGACTTGGTGGTGACGTTGATTTGCCCACCGCTGTTGCGCCCAAACTCCGCATTGTACGGATTGGTTTGAATCTGGAACTCCTGAACGGCTTCCGGGGCCAGCCCGATGGTGGGAATCGTCACCGAGACATCGTTGTTGTCCGAGCCGTCAATCGTGAAGTTGTTGTTGCGGGCGCGCTGACCGTTGACGCTGATCCCGCTCGAACCTGGCGCCCGGAACGCATTGGGCGACAGCACCGCCAGGTTGTTGATGTTACGTCCGGCGGAGAGGGGCAGTTCCACGACCCGGCGTGCCTCGAAAGTGGCGCCGACGGTTGGGGAGTTGCGGTTCAGCGCCACGATGCTGTCGGCGCTGATGGTGACGGTATCGGCCTGTTCGCCAACCTCCAGCGTGATATTGAAGCCGGTGTCATTGGCCGAAACGACGCGAATATCCGTATATTCGCTCCGCTTGAAGCCTTCCTTTTCGACGACGACCCGATAGATGCCGGGGTCAAGGGCCGCGACGCGGTAGCTGCCGGAGTCATTCGTCGTGGTTTCCCGCGCCTGATTAGTGGCCTGATTCGTGACGACGACGCGCGCCCCAACCACGGCGGCGCCGGTCTGGTCCGTGACGGTGCCGGTCATGGCGCTCCGGGTAAGCTGTCCCCAGCCCACCGCCGTCAGTCCGACCATCCACAACAGAGAAAAGCTCAGGATGAGCCGGTGGCGATACCGTCCGCTCATCCATCCCAGGCAATGCAACATACAAATTTCCTCAACTTACATAGGCTGGCGTCCCCGCGCCGGTGATGGCCTGGAACGCCTGTTGGTTCCTGAAGTTAGGCAAATGCTGCGCCAGCCCGGCTGAACCCCGCGCCCGCCAGACCCGCCAGCAGATAAAAAGTGCTTTTCCGGGTTTGGTTTACCCATACCAGCCCAAATTCCCGCCCCTCGCCTACGGGTCCGGTTTTCCTGCCTGGCGTCTTCGGGCGGCAGCCCTGCTATCCAAAAAGTGCAATGTCATTCAAAAAAATGAAGCATGGTTGAAAAAAATACGGATTGACACCCGTGAAAACCGGACGTACGCCCCGTGCGATGTGCCGGTACACCGTCTGCTATGGTGTTATCTGGCAACTGGATCAGTGGTGACAAGTGACTGGCTGGCGGCGTTTGTCAGATTTCTGGCACAGATTTTGCTACCTATAACCAGAACAGCTTCTCATAAGCTTGAGGGCGCACCTCAGCGCCCTCTGCGATCTTTTCTGAATAAGAGAGGTAATCCCCATGCACGTACAGAAGGCAAACTCTGTGCGGTCCACGCGGCACGGGTGGTACGCCGGTATCCGGTGCCTGCTGGTCGGTCTGGTCCTTGTGGGACTGACCAACGTGGCAGCCATCGCGCAAACCATCTACGGCAACATCTCCGGGCGGGTGACCGACCAGACGGGCGCGGCCATTGTCGGCGCGCGCATCGAGGTCAAGAACATGGACACCGGAGAAACCCGTGAAGTCGTCAGCGGCAGCGACGGCACCTACACCGTGCGCTCCCTGCCCGGCGGGCGGTATGCTGTCCGCATCTCGGCCGACTCCTTCGAGACCCTTGTCCGTGAGCAAATCAACGTCACGGCGGCGCGGGACGCCATCGTGGATGCCGAACTCAAGGCTGGCAGCAGCCAGGAAGTCATCACGGTGACAGGTGAGGCCACCCTCATCGAGACGACCCGCAGCCAGGTGAGCAAGGAAGTGGATTCACGCCGGATTCTGCAACTGCCCGGGCGCAACACGCTCAATGGGCTGGCGCTGCTGCAACCCGGTGTCGTCAACAACCAGAACGGGCGGCCCGGTTCCGGTTTTGCTGTCAATGGTGCCCGGACCCGCTCCAACAACTTCCTCATTGACGGCACGCAGAACAATGACCCGTCGCTTTCGATTCCGGTGCAGAATCTTCCCCCGGAAGCCTTGGCGGAGTTTCAGATCATCACCAACAACTTTTCGGCTGAGTTCGGGCGCAACGGCGGTGCCATCGTGCAGCAGATCACCCGTTCGGGAACCAACGAATTCAGCGGTATCGCGCACTACACCTGGGAAGGCAACGGGCTGAATGCCCTCACCACAGCCCAGCAGCGTACGTTCAGCGCCGCCCGGGCCCAGGGCTTCAGTGAAAAGGAGTCCCTGCGCCGGGCGCGCGCCGTCAACGTGACGAACATCTGGGGCGGCACATTCGGCGGGCCCATCAAGAAAGACAAGATTTTCTTCTTCACCAGCTTTGACCGGAATACGTTCCGCACCACAGCCGTGCCGATTACCGTGGCGCTGGCGCCGTCGGGCATTGCGGCCCTTCAGGCCTATGCCGCAGCCAATCCGACCGGTCCCAATGCCCTGGCGCCCGGCGCGCTGACCTTCCTGACCAACACGTTCCCTGTTGCCAACGACCCGACGCCACGTGGCACCATCACCGTCCGGCGGCCGTCAGACAACGCCATC
This window of the Chloracidobacterium sp. N genome carries:
- a CDS encoding aspartate kinase, whose translation is MQIHKFGGTSVGNAERIQQLVAIVEAERKRKTRLVVVVSAMSGITNLLLEATQQAAQGEVAAITAAGATLRARHLEALEQLVSDGAARYAVAAELEAFFDRFARIGEGIALVGELPPRAQDFIAGLGERLSARLVAAALNSRGLASVACDADRLIITDDTFGAAVPDLAATALATRERLLPLLDAGQIPVVTGFIGATPDGVPTTLGRGGSDYSAGILGAALEAEAVVIWTDADGFMTADPRLVADAQVLSHISYAEAGELAYYGAKVLHPKTLLPLIPKGIPLYIKNSFRPEGTGTKVSATTGDWHADVKSVTSITGLALLTVAGRGMLGVPGIAARTFAAVAAAGVNVLLISQSSSENNLCFMVEGRDAERTRSALVKALSLEFHHGCVERVEVLTPVAIVSAVGAGMRGRPGIAARIFSAVAAAPANVIAIAQGSSEINISFVVAESEAAAAVSAIHERFELGAKGLG
- the bioB gene encoding biotin synthase BioB, yielding MSQPLARFDWTRDELRALHDLPLLELIHRAATVHRTCHDPQEVQVCRLVSIKTGGCPEDCGYCSQSAHYETGVAAQPLLDKASVVAIAERAKAHGVSRVCLGAAWRNVRDDAQFEAVLDIVRSVNALGIEVCCTLGMLTEAQARRLEEAGLYAYNHNLDTSREYYGRVVTTRTYDDRLETLANVRKTGVTLCTGGILGLGESTDDRIGLLHTLATMNPHPESVPVNLLTRVPGTPMENEAEVSVWETLRVIATARIAMPRSVIRLSAGRTQLSEEAQALCFLAGANSIFSSDARMMLTRVSPTNDYDEDAQLLNKLGLHPRVPFKDAPNAKTAGCARQLPQPFRRNEI